The Coffea arabica cultivar ET-39 chromosome 1e, Coffea Arabica ET-39 HiFi, whole genome shotgun sequence genome has a window encoding:
- the LOC113706039 gene encoding probable lysophospholipase BODYGUARD 1 produces the protein MRSLFLKVSRVYSVSNRTPRHSTTADPDNKTSTGEPISAIASAEKAGSDMVFRRFFGMMIGCLGLSDQPTLPSPSEAAETQPLDLAEVNKSPRIRLSDGRYLAYREVGVPKDKSNFRVICVHGFGSSKEMNFLAPEELMDELGIYFLLFDRAGYGESDPNPKRSVKSEASDIEELADQLELGPKFYVVGVSLGCYPVWSCLKRLPHRLAGSALIVPMINYKWRTLPKDLVKDDYRKNLCRWIIWLLRHTPGLLHWWLTQKVFPSSNVLDKNPAFFSSKDLEFLSNTKGYQLFAQNGFKDRHTFESIRKDCIVAFGRWDFEPMELTNPYAENESSVHIWQGCEDKVVPVKLQRYVSERLPWIRYHEVPDGGHMLVYDSSVCAAILRSLLLGEDPPEYKPY, from the exons ATGAGATCTCTTTTTTTAAAGGTTTCGAGAGTTTACAGTGTCTCCAACAGGACTCCAAGGCACTCCACAACTGCTGACCCCGATAACAAAACTTCCACCGGAGAGCCCATATCCGCCATCGCTTCTGCTGAAAAAGCTGGCTCAG ACATGGTCTTTAGGAGATTTTTTGGTATGATGATTGGCTGCCTCGGATTAAGTGATCAGCCTACACTGCCATCTCCTTCTGAGGCTGCTGAAACACAGCCATTAGATCTAGCTGAAGTAAACAAATCACCAAGAATCAGGCTGAGTGATGGAAGATACTTGGCTTACAGAGAAGTAGGAGTCCCCAAGGATAAGTCCAATTTTAGAGTAATTTGTGTTCATGGCTTTGGCAGCTCCAAAGAAATGAACTTTTTAGCACCCGAG GAACTAATGGATGAGTTGGGAATATATTTCCTCTTATTTGATCGAGCTGGATATGGGGAGAGTGATCCAAATCCAAAACGCTCAGTAAAAAGTGAAGCATCTGACATTGAGGAACTAGCTGATCAGCTAGAACTAGGACCCAAATTCTACGTAGTGGGAGTTTCTTTGGGTTGTTATCCTGTCTGGAGTTGCCTCAAACGTCTACCACATAG GCTAGCAGGTTCTGCGCTCATAGTCCCTATGATCAATTACAAGTGGCGCACTCTTCCAAAAGATCTGGTAAAGGATGACTACCGGAAGAACCTTTGCCGATGGATTATCTGGCTTTTACGCCATACTCCTGGGCTGCTACATTGGTGGTTGACTCAAAAAGTTTTCCCCTCATCCAACGTTCTTGATAAAAACCCTGCATTCTTTAGCTCGAAAGACCTAGAATTCTTGAGTAACACTAAAGGATACCAGTTATTTGCTCAG AATGGATTTAAGGATCGCCACACGTTTGAGTCCATTCGCAAGGACTGCATTGTGGCCTTTGGTAGGTGGGACTTTGAACCGATGGAACTAACTAATCCATATGCTGAAAATGAAAGCTCTGTTCACATCTGGCAAGGTTGCGAGGACAAGGTTGTGCCAGTTAAATTGCAAAGGTATGTTTCAGAAAGGCTACCCTGGATTCGGTATCACGAGGTTCCTGATGGTGGGCATATGCTTGTGTATGACAGTTCGGTATGTGCAGCCATCTTGAGGTCTCTTTTGCTTGGAGAAGATCCTCCAGAATACAAGCCTTATTAG
- the LOC113706046 gene encoding uncharacterized protein: protein MFAQIAVGIVGGFLVWAYLSMKPAPPKICGSPDGPPVTSPRVKLSDGRYLAYKEAGVSKEQAKYKIILIHGFDSSKDMILPISQDLINELQIYLLSFDRAGYGESDPYPKRSVKTEAYDIQELADKLHIGPKFHIFGISMGAYPVWGCLKYIPHRLSGVALVVPFVHYWWPCLPAELSKHSLRKLLVQDQWVFRVAHYTPWLLNWWMTQKWFPSLSIMEGKTDILSSQDLEILKQLSGVLNDGQEKVRQQGLYESLYRDILAGYVQWEFDPTDIADPFPNKEGSVHLWQGYEDRIIPFEINRYISEKLPWIRYHEVPDAGHLLTFNGSLCESIVRELLTA from the exons ATGTTTGCACAAATAGCAGTGGGAATAGTAGGGGGTTTTCTGGTCTGGGCTTATCTTTCAATGAAGCCTGCTCCTCCAAAAATATGTGGTTCCCCTGATGGCCCTCCAGTGACTTCACCTAGAGTCAAACTCAGTGATGGGAGATATTTGGCCTACAAAGAGGCTGGTGTTAGCAAGGAACAAGCTAAGTACAAGATCATTCTCATTCATGGCTTTGACAGCTCCAAAGATATGATCCTGCCAATTTCACAA GATCTGATAAACGAGCTCCAGATATACCTTCTGTCATTTGATCGTGCAGGGTATGGGGAGAGTGATCCATATCCAAAGCGCTCAGTAAAGACTGAAGCATATGATATTCAAGAGCTAGCTGACAAGTTGCATATTGGCCCAAAGTTCCATATATTTGGCATCTCCATGGGAGCATATCCTGTTTGGGGTTGTCTGAAATACATCCCTCACAG GTTGTCAGGAGTTGCACTGGTAGTTCCATTTGTTCACTACTGGTGGCCTTGTCTCCCCGCCGAACTATCCAAACATTCCCTTAGGAAGCTACTTGTTCAAGACCAATGGGTATTTCGAGTAGCACATTACACCCCATGGTTGCTTAATTGGTGGATGACCCAAAAATGGTTCCCATCCTTAAGTATAATGGAAGGAAAAACAGATATTTTAAGCAGCCAAGATCTTGAGATATTAAAGCAGTTGTCAGGTGTCTTAAATGATGGACAG GAGAAAGTGAGACAGCAAGGTCTTTATGAATCTCTCTATCGTGATATACTAGCCGGTTATGTGCAGTGGGAATTTGATCCCACTGATATAGCTGATCCATTTCCAAATAAGGAGGGCTCAGTTCATCTTTGGCAAGGCTATGAAGATAGAATTATCCCATTTGAAATAAATCGTTACATATCAGAGAAACTGCCATGGATTCGATATCACGAGGTTCCTGATGCTGGACATTTGCTGACCTTCAATGGCAGCTTATGTGAATCCATAGTGAGGGAACTTTTGACTGCATGA